The Equus caballus isolate H_3958 breed thoroughbred chromosome 22, TB-T2T, whole genome shotgun sequence genome window below encodes:
- the KCNK15 gene encoding potassium channel subfamily K member 15 has product MREPSVRAAALVLCILSYLLVGAAVFDALESEAESGRQRLLARKRGELRRKYGFSAEDDHELERLALQAEPHRAGRRWKFAGSFYFAITVITTIGYGHAAPGTDSGKVFCMFYALLGIPLTLVTFQSLGERLNALVRRLLLAAKRCLGLRRPRVSTENMVVAGLLVCAATLALGAAAFAHFEGWTFFHAYYYCFITLTTIGFGDFVALQRDEALQRKPPYVAFSFLYILLGLTVIGAFLNLVVLRFLAASTGALERAARRAGPLRLGAPESRGRCPARRPARPGGPASVSHRVHQLEVWARDNLGFSPPASPRAVGGGRAGGPLARRKSI; this is encoded by the exons ATGCGGGAGCCGAGCGTGCGCGCGGCGGCGCTCGTGCTGTGCATCCTGTCCTACCTGCTGGTGGGCGCCGCCGTCTTCGACGCGCTCGAGTCCGAGGCGGAGAGCGGCCGGCAGCGGCTGCTGGCCCGGAAGCGCGGCGAGCTGCGGCGCAAGTACGGCTTCTCGGCCGAGGACGACCACGAGCTGGAGCGCCTGGCGCTGCAGGCCGAGCCGCACCGTGCTGGGCGCCGGTGGAAGTTCGCCGGCTCCTTCTACTTCGCCATCACCGTCATCACCACCATCG GGTACGGCCATGCCGCGCCAGGCACGGACTCGGGCAAGGTCTTCTGCATGTTCTATGCGCTCCTGGGCATCCCCCTGACGCTGGTCACCTTCCAGAGCCTGGGCGAGCGGCTGAACGCGCTGGTGCGGCGCCTCCTGCTGGCGGCGAAGCGCTGCCTGGGCCTGCGGCGGCCGCGCGTGTCCACCGAGAACATGGTGGTGGCCGGGCTGCTGGTGTGCGCGGCCACCCTGGCCCTCGGGGCCGCCGCCTTCGCGCACTTCGAGGGCTGGACCTTCTTCCACGCCTACTACTACTGCTTCATCACCCTCACCACCATCGGTTTTGGCGACTTCGTGGCGCTGCAGAGGGACGAGGCGCTGCAGAGGAAGCCGCCCTACGTGGCTTTCAGCTTCCTCTACATCCTCTTGGGGCTCACGGTCATCGGCGCCTTCCTCAACCTTGTGGTCCTGCGCTTCCTCGCCGCCAGCACCGGCGCGCTCGAGCGCGCTGCCCGCCGCGCCGGCCCGCTCCGCCTGGGGGCGCCCGAGAGCCGCGGCCGCTGCCCGgcccgccgccccgcccgccccgggggCCCCGCCTCGGTCTCCCACCGCGTCCACCAGCTGGAGGTGTGGGCCCGCGACAATCTGGGCTTCTCGCCCCCCGCGAGCCCGAGGGCTGTGGGCGGCGGCAGGGCAGGCGGGCCTCTGGCCCGGCGGAAGTCCATCTAA